A genomic segment from Streptosporangium roseum DSM 43021 encodes:
- a CDS encoding ABC transporter substrate-binding protein yields MKRKPAVATFAVTAALALGLSACGGTSTDSPKESAGAGTGAAAPAQAEFNAAMTKVFNPSTKKGGTLKFVNSGDWDSLDPADTYYGYSWNFMRLYGRALTVFKAAPGAEGATVAPDLAKDLGKPSADFKTWTYTLREGLKFEDGTPITSKDVAYAVARAFDKETFPNGPTYLNEMLDWPKDYKGAYKSKDADFSSAIETPDDSTIVFHLKQPYSGFDYITQMSPTVPVPKAKDTGAKYREHVISSGPYMFEKNEIGKGFSLVRNPNWDAATDPNRPALPDRIEVQTNVNADDLDNRLLSGDIHVDIAGTGVQPAAMSKILPDPALKARADNPTLQRLWYTSVSPTVKPLDNIDCRKAVQYAADKTGYQAAYGGEFSGGAIATSLMPPSVPGAAKIDLYPSGADGKGDLAKAKEHLAACGQPNGFETNISYRAERPKEKATAEALQESLARVGIKLTLKPYPQADYFSLYAGKPPFVVENKLGLAVNGWGSDYPDGYGFLQQMVDSRVIRETGGSSNVSVRIPDVDKMLDESLLEADAKKREPMWAAIDKRVMEEAVILPGVWAKSLLVRGQGVTNVFISDGQQMYDYVAMGVE; encoded by the coding sequence CCGCGATGACCAAGGTGTTCAACCCTTCGACCAAGAAGGGCGGCACCCTCAAGTTCGTCAACTCCGGTGACTGGGACTCGCTGGACCCGGCCGACACCTACTACGGCTACTCGTGGAACTTCATGCGCCTGTACGGCCGGGCGCTGACGGTGTTCAAGGCCGCGCCGGGCGCCGAGGGCGCGACCGTCGCACCCGACCTGGCCAAGGACCTCGGCAAGCCGAGCGCCGACTTCAAGACCTGGACCTACACGCTGCGTGAGGGTCTGAAGTTCGAGGACGGCACCCCGATCACGTCCAAGGACGTGGCCTACGCCGTGGCGCGCGCGTTCGACAAGGAGACCTTCCCGAACGGTCCCACCTACCTGAACGAGATGCTCGACTGGCCCAAGGACTACAAGGGCGCCTACAAGTCGAAGGACGCCGACTTCAGCTCGGCCATCGAGACGCCGGACGACTCCACGATCGTCTTCCACCTGAAGCAGCCCTACAGCGGCTTCGACTACATCACCCAGATGTCGCCGACCGTGCCGGTGCCGAAGGCCAAGGACACGGGCGCGAAGTACCGCGAGCACGTGATCTCCTCCGGCCCGTACATGTTCGAGAAGAACGAGATCGGCAAGGGCTTCTCGCTCGTCCGCAACCCGAACTGGGACGCGGCGACCGACCCCAACCGCCCGGCGCTGCCGGACCGGATCGAGGTCCAGACCAACGTCAACGCCGACGACCTCGACAACCGTCTCCTCTCCGGTGACATCCACGTCGACATCGCGGGCACCGGTGTCCAGCCGGCCGCGATGAGCAAGATCCTGCCGGACCCCGCCCTCAAGGCGCGGGCCGACAACCCGACGCTGCAGCGTCTCTGGTACACCTCGGTCAGCCCGACGGTGAAGCCGCTGGACAACATCGACTGCCGCAAGGCCGTCCAGTACGCGGCCGACAAGACCGGCTACCAGGCCGCCTACGGCGGTGAGTTCTCCGGTGGCGCGATCGCGACCAGCCTCATGCCGCCGAGCGTCCCGGGCGCCGCGAAGATCGACCTGTACCCCAGCGGTGCTGACGGCAAGGGTGACCTGGCCAAGGCCAAGGAGCACCTGGCCGCCTGCGGCCAGCCGAACGGCTTCGAGACCAACATCTCCTACCGCGCCGAGCGGCCGAAGGAGAAGGCGACCGCCGAGGCCCTGCAGGAGTCGCTGGCCCGCGTCGGCATCAAGCTGACCCTGAAGCCGTACCCGCAGGCGGACTACTTCTCGCTGTACGCCGGCAAGCCGCCGTTCGTCGTGGAGAACAAGCTCGGCCTGGCCGTCAACGGCTGGGGCTCGGACTACCCCGACGGCTACGGCTTCCTGCAGCAGATGGTCGACAGCCGGGTCATCCGGGAGACCGGTGGCTCCTCCAACGTCAGCGTCCGCATCCCCGATGTGGACAAGATGCTCGACGAGTCCCTGCTCGAGGCCGACGCCAAGAAGCGTGAGCCGATGTGGGCCGCCATCGACAAGCGCGTCATGGAAGAGGCGGTCATCCTGCCGGGTGTCTGGGCCAAGAGCCTGCTGGTCCGCGGCCAGGGTGTGACCAACGTCTTCATCAGTGACGGCCAGCAGATGTACGACTACGTCGCGATGGGCGTCGAGTAA